A genomic stretch from Lathyrus oleraceus cultivar Zhongwan6 chromosome 2, CAAS_Psat_ZW6_1.0, whole genome shotgun sequence includes:
- the LOC127123096 gene encoding xyloglucan O-acetyltransferase 1-like translates to MSNRLKGVPLIGHEEDDHSDWFVDAILKKVGWIGGRDWSMVDGNLIWDMRWRRHFFLCELRVVNNLHSIHGGFIVFMDKEKEKPYSKTCDYTNGRWVHDMRGPLYNGTTCSNIKNTRNCRVNGRPDTNYLYWRWKPNECHVPTFEPNTFLKLIKNMNIVFVGDSLANNQFESLVCLLSTISIPQRIPKEDTLSTYYFASHNASLTLYWSPFLVKGDQRTKGGTPYNKIYLDKVNEKWAKYVDQMDLIVLSFGHWMDVPSIYYEGDSVIGCFRCREFKLKYTDIGFYVAMRKALRITLNMIIERKVTKGNGIDLIVRTYSPTHFEGGWDKGGTCSKTEPYGPEEKKLEGMDAKIRSLEMEELESVKEKAKQYGLNLDVLDITKLSSLRSDGHAGAYMNHFPFANGTPNNVQNDCVHWCLPGVVDAWNEIFLETIKKWKERPKVKTDIFLI, encoded by the exons ATGTCTAATAGGTTGAAAGGCGTGCCTCTTATTGGGCATGAAGAGGATGACCATTCTGATTGGTTTGTAGATGCTATCTTAAAGAAAGTGGG ATGGATTGGTGGAAGAGATTGGTCGATGGTAGATGGGAACCTAATATGGGATATGAGGTGGAGAAGACATTTCTTTCTATGCGAATTACGAGTTGTAAATAATCTTCACTCTATTCATGGAGGCTTTATTGTCTTTATGGATAAAG AAAAGGAAAAACCTTATTCAAAGACATGTGACTATACAAATGGAAGATGGGTCCATGATATGAGAGGCCCTTTGTATAATGGAACAACATGTAGCAATATCAAGAACACACGAAATTGCAGGGTCAATGGAAGACCTGATACAAACTATCTTTATTGGAGATGGAAACCAAATGAGTGCCATGTTCCAACTTTTGAACCTAACACTTTTCTTAAACTTATCAAAAACATGAACATAGTTTTTGTTGGAGACTCTTTAGCAAATAACCAGTTTGAGTCTCTTGTTTGTTTATTATCCACTATTTCAATACCACAGCGTATCCCCAAAGAAGACACTTTGTCAACATATTACTTTGCTTCTCACAATGCAAGTTTGACACTTTATTGGTCACCGTTTCTTGTGAAGGGTGATCAAAGAACAAAGGGTGGGACACcatataataaaatatatttgGATAAGGTGAATGAGAAGTGGGCTAAGTATGTAGATCAAATGGACTTGATTGTGTTATCATTTGGTCATTGGATGGATGTTCCTTCAATTTACTATGAGGGTGATTCTGTTATAGGTTGTTTTAGATGTCGTGAATTTAAATTGAAGTATACTGATATTGGATTTTATGTTGCAATGAGAAAGGCGTTAAGGATTACACTTAATATGATAATTGAGAGAAAAGTTACTAAAGGGAATGGGATTGATTTGATTGTGAGAACATATTCACCTACTCATTTTGAAGGTGGTTGGGATAAGGGTGGTACTTGTTCAAAGACGGAGCCATACGGACCTGAGGAGAAGAAACTTGAAGGAATGGATGCGAAGATAAGAAGCCTTGAGATGGAGGAGTTAGAAAGTGTGAAGGAAAAAGCTAAACAATATGGACTTAATTTGGATGTGCTTGATATAACAAAATTGTCATCGTTGAGATCAGATGGTCATGCAGGTGCTTATATGAATCATTTTCCATTTGCCAATGGGACTCCAAACAATGTACAAAATGATTGTGTTCATTGGTGTTTACCAGGAGTCGTAGATGCGTGGAATGAGATTTTTTTGGAGACGATTAAGAAGTGGAAAGAACGTCCAAAGGTTAAAACTGATATATTTCTCATATGA